One Bombus pyrosoma isolate SC7728 linkage group LG11, ASM1482585v1, whole genome shotgun sequence DNA segment encodes these proteins:
- the LOC122573178 gene encoding general transcription factor 3C polypeptide 5 has product MSMSSDISGENLEVQDGKDEDFKIDDYQKEIDSDDSYSDIPETSNDDNTEDNQNNVDNCQENEYVGPVLPGGHRFDRKFICVKYPGNVINPDKAIETLGGIQSISTAVNTPNRRLELRFRPDDIFCKPTCGDRHNTNGFLLRIRIKKSRIKKAEEAEAKQQRKSSKSTMNVNDPSIGNNENTENSVDKMNLPQTRDSKGQQEQLMTELIDQVQSCSFSTLNDPVPGPSDRVYSENNEDLLDQSLDTNEVNLSKNKKDIPPTFDRNKYEDLSEDNDYTLPKLQILGRVDTEFRFTSLCDFQYLPMTQSKENPKKLECIYHKVYPSNIPHYSWLKNDVPYFLPPAAFSRMDTVQQYVPKTEVNSYPENIIGKCRKRKIGFSNFIYFSTSEVPSKPPTGIETAMKVKFIQSIHFEQIRQIFEERPIWSKNAIIYKTKFSNERLKILLPAVAYYFVTGPWKIMWVKLGYDPRKDISARKYQTLDYRLKSMHGLGSTVKRKRNYSEYTLPYKSTPAAKQKTIVQESVISSQEQSPKKEQDLSEDVYIYREGIVPPSKQMFYQYCDVLVDEIQEMLAKLPDPLPGIRCHEKRGWLPVGFDAQCREIINRQVRAVLRKQMNIPEDHPTSLPRKRKSGIKLKLNKLRAKQRKKKKDSVSSIEESEGKYDQFETNVIGIENE; this is encoded by the exons GTACAGGATGGGAAAGATGAAGATTTTAAGATTGATGATtatcaaaaagaaattgatagtGATGATTCCTATAGTGACATTCCAGAAACTAGTAACGATGACAAT acAGAAGATAATCAGAATAATGTAGATAATTGTCAAGAAAATGAATATGTGGGACCAGTTCTTCCTGGAGGCCATAGGTTTGACAGAAAGTTTATCTGTGTTAAATATCCTGGAAACGTTATTAATCCAGATAAAGCTATAGAAACACTAGGTGGCATTCAAAGCATTTCTAcg GCAGTAAATACACCAAATCGACGGTTGGAGTTAAGATTTAGACCAgatgatattttttgtaaacCAACTTGTGGCGATAGACATAATACTAATGGTTTCCTGCttagaattagaattaaaaaatctagaATAAAGAAAGCAGAAGAAGCTGAAGCAAAACAGCAAAGGAAATCATCAAAAAGTACTATGAATGTAAATGATCCTTCGATTGGTAACAATGAAAATACTGAAAATAGCGTggataaaatgaatttaccACAGACTAGAGACAGTAAAGGTCAACAAGAACAACTTATGACTGAATTAATCGATCAAGTACAAAGTTGCAGCTTTAGTACTCTCAATGATCCTGTTCCTGGTCCTTCTGATAGAGTGTATTCTGAAAATAACGAGGATTTACTGGACCAATCACTAGATACAAATGAAgtaaatttatcgaagaaCAAAAAGGATATACCACCAACGTttgatcgaaataaatatgaagatCTTTCTGAAGATAACGATTATACATTgccaaaattacaaattttaggTCGAGTTGACACAGAATTTAGATTTACAA gTCTTTGTGACTTTCAGTATTTACCTATGACACAAAGTAAGGAAAATCCGAAAAAGTTAGAATGTATATACCACAAGGTTTATCCCAGTAATATACCACATTATTCTTGGTTAAAGAACGACGTCCCTTACTTCTTGCCACCAGCTGCGTTTAGCAGAATGGATACAGTACAGCAATATGTACCAAAGACAGAAGTTAATTCATATCCGGAAAATATAATAGGAAAGtgtcgaaagagaaagataggattttcgaatttcatttatttttcaacatcAGAAGTTCCTTCTAAACCGCCAACAGGCATAGAAACCGCTATGAAAGTTAAATTCATTCAAAGTATACACTTTGAACaaattcgtcaaatttttGAGGAACGACCAATTTGGTCGAAGAacgcaataatatataaaactaaattttctaatgaacgattgaaaattttactacCAGCAGTCgcatattattttgtaactgGTCCATGGAAAATTATGTGGGTGAAATTGGGGTATGATCCAAGGAAAGATATTTCTGCAAGAAAATACCAAACTTTAGATTACAGATTAAAATCTATGC atGGTTTGGGCTCTACTGTAAaacgtaaaagaaattactCAGAGtatacattaccttataaatCAACACCAGCTGCAAAACAGAAAACAATTGTACAAGAAAGTGTGATTTCTAGTCAAGAGCAAAGTCCTAAAAAGGAACAGGATTTAAGTGAAGACGTGTATATCTATCGAGAAGGAATAGTACCTCCTTCGAAGCAAATGTTTTATCAG tATTGCGATGTTCTTGTAGATGAAATACAAGAAATGTTAGCAAAGTTACCAGATCCTTTACCTGGAATTAGGTGCCATGAAAAAAGAGGCTGGTTACCAGTAGGTTTTGATGCACAGTGtagagaaattattaacaGACAAGTTCGAGCCGTTTTaagaaaacaaatgaatataCCTGAAGATC atcCTACATCTTTACCTCGAAAACGTAAATctggaattaaattaaagctTAATAAACTTAGAGctaaacagagaaagaaaaaaaaggattcTGTTTCTAGCATAGAAGAAAGTGAAGGAAAATATGATCAATTTGAAACCAATGTTATTGGAATAGAAAATGAGTAA